One Callithrix jacchus isolate 240 chromosome 4, calJac240_pri, whole genome shotgun sequence genomic window, cgctctgtcgccaggctggagtgcagtggcgtgatctcggctcactgcaatctccgcctccctggttcaagcgattccccagcctcagtcttctaaatagctaggactacaggcatgcaccaccaaacctggctaattttttgtattttagtagagacggggtttcaccatgttggccaggatggtctcgatatcctgacctcatgatccgcccgcctcagtcccccaaagtgctggaattacaggcgtgagccaccgctcccgacCCAAAAATgctccttaaaagaaaaattgttaacCAAGGTTTAAGTGGATTTACAATTGGTATCTGGGATTAGAGACTGGGCATTGGAGCCTTTCCCAGAAAGCTCTTCTTTGGGGGTATTGTAGCTGCAGTTGTGATTGTCTAGCGTCAGCCAATTTAAGGTCAGTGGTTTCAATTCCAGTGCCAGTGGCGCTAAGTCcaggcaaaagcaaaaaaaaaaaaactattttcattaaatttctcAAATAATTATTGTAAGCGACAGCAATGTGTTTGAATCTTTTTGAATGGTCATGGCATGCTTAAATGAAACACAACATGCAAAATACAGCCAATGTTTCTTTAGACAATTTACAGTCTGATGAGGTAGATAGCCATATAAATTCTTCATCTTATGTTAcatgaaataatgaagaaaaatttaacattatgCACAAATAAAATCTGGAAGGGTATTTAAAAATAGATGGATGTTAGAAAAATAGAGCTGATTAATACATAAAGTAAGGGGACTATATAAGGATAAACAGGAGGCCTTACACATATTCCCCATGAAAGGGCCCTGCATAACTTCACATTGTTAACTTTTTTAATATGGACAAAACcaaatatatatcataaaattcatGTTTGTTTGGAAATGGTTAGAGAAGGCATATTCAAAATAGGCAAGGAACAAGTTTGATTTTCTAGAACTTCACTTGATTACCCAACTAGAATCAGTATTAGCGCTAGCTAGAAACTGAGTTTCTGTTTAGTAGTTGAACTAAGGCTtctagttgctttttaaaatgctagCAAAATCCCCCTGACAATTTTACGTCTGTTTGAATCTAGTTGGTTCTTCTTGAGCATACATTTTGGGAGAGAGACCTAAAGGCTATCTGAAGCTTGAATCAGGCTGGGAATATTATGTGAatcatttgtttattgtttatatattgttCCCCTTGTAAAAtgtaagcttcttgagggcaaggactttgttttgttcagtGCCCTCTCCCCAGTACCCACAATAGGTCTGGCTTGTGGAAGAGAATTAGTAAGTATTTGTAAGATGAGGGAATAAAGAAAtggcaaaagcaaacaaacaaaaaacttgtctACCAGACAATTTTGCTGGCAgcttatgggtacatagtagagtAAACTTAAGAGACCCATTTTCTAACATCTTGTGCCCTCTGGAATTCTTGATCCTCTTTTGACCTGTGAAATGGGTCTTTGAGTTTCTTACATGTTTGTATAgtatagtatacatatataatcgTTGTATTTCCTTACTTAGGTCTTAAGAAGCTGGCCGTGGTGCaataaggaacttaaaacaaTGGAAGAGCGGAAAGTGAAGAGGAGGAGTCCTAAGTCTTTTAGTGCCCACTGTACTCAGGTTGTCAATGCCAAAAAAAATGCCATTCCAGTGAGTAAAAGCACAGGGTTTTCCAATCCTGCATCGCAGGCAGCTTCACAGCGGCCAAAATTAAAAAGGTGAATTCTCTTCTTTTTACATGTTCACAGTAAAATGTCGCTGAAGTAAATCCTGACTCAACTACtccttcaaacatttttttggtCTTGGCTTGACTTTTAAAACAGTTAAGGCATCTATTATGTGTGAGTTAGAAGAATAATATATGAAAGTTACTGTGTATAGAGAttggaaaatgcaaaatgaaCTATTGGTTTGAAGGCCCTTACTTTGtctcatattaaaatatacagaacaAGAAAACTTGCTGACCATGTTGATGAACTAGTCAGAAATGGGAAAAGGGAAAAGGTGAAATAAAGTCAGCAGGgttttttgttctctctctctctctctctctctctctctctctctgtctctctcttcactAAGCTGAGTGTTTGTGCTTtggtagtttttttaaatttatttttaattttacatatgtatatattttaaatatgaggtctcactgttgcccaggccaaccttgaacttctgggctcaagggatctgccttcctcagccttctgaggggCTGTGacagcaggtgtgtgccaccacacccagcttgcagtttttatttctaaaagataaTGATGTCATTGTTTtgcataaataatttgtttttttataaaaattcaaacacAGGACAAAAGAAATTCAAAACGCAAAGATTCCAACATCTAGAAATAATCATTATTTATATTTGGTGAACATCATTTGCATCCAGGATATTTAAAGGAAATAGAAGTGACAAGTTTATATTATATGTTACTGTTACATATATGTAAGTATTTTGTAGTATTAGGTATTTGGAAGGAATGATTATAGCTTTATAGAAAAAAGTGTCATATaatgtcaatctttttttttttttaagatggagcctcactgtgttgcccaggttggagtgcagtggcacaatctcagctcactgcaacctctgcctcccgggttcaagtgattctgctgcctgagcctcctgagtagctgggattacaggtgctggctaccacgcctggctaattttttgtatttttagtagagatggggtatcaccatgtcagccaggatgatctcgatctcctgacctcatgatctgtctgccttagcctcccaaagtgctggcattacaggcatgagccaccacacctgactcttctttctaattattaaataaattttctcaCATCCAAACTCACCCTGCTGAGTTAGTTAAGGAAATGCCTGTTGCATTCTATAGCTGCTGGGTTTACACATAGTAAAAGATGAGATTACTGCCTTGATGATAATCTCTCTTTATGGAAGCAGAAAGGATATAGCCAAAGACAAGAGAACATTTGGAAGAAGTATTCCAATGAGCACCAAATGATAAACAAGAGTTTTGAGGGTTTCCTTTGAATAAAGTTTCAGAATGAAAAGGGGTTTTCCTCATGGAGGAGTTTAATTTAAAGTCAGATTTTGAATGTTTATAGTTggtaggaaaagaaaaccaagagatttttaaaataatcacttctttgtctatatttttaaaagcagtttcttTGTGTCGTTGTCATTTTTACTGGTGGTTGAATTTCCACACCGTCTTCTAGATGTAGACTTCCTGAGGACTGGGACTATATGCATCATCGTTGTGTGCCTGACAGCACTTATAGTGTGGCTTTGGACGTAGTACAATTTCATTATgtgcttttttattgttgaattgtgtTCACATAAAGTGAGAGTGTGACATAACATTGAAGCAggaataaacagatttttttttttatcttttgtgtttgttttctgagagggTTGTTAAATGATGTACTGATGTGAAACTTTTACTTGGAGACACTTccaaatttgagaggaaaaaatacatttgtcATGCTGAAACCTCACACTCTGTAATAGTTTATCTCAGATGTTAAATGTGAATATGAATctctcagggatttttttttagaatacagATTTCACATCAGTGTGGGATGAGACTTCAGATGAGTGTTTCTACGAAGCTCACAAGTGAGGTTGCTTCTATGGGTCATGGAGagcactttgagtagcaaggtaTTACATAATGTATGTAGTATATATAAAATGCAGACCTTGCTTTGGGGAGAACTATTATTGACCTGTCAACAATGTACCTATTCTAAACTTCTTTCATGTTAGGAGTATTAGTTGCtttggctggtcacagtggctcacgcctgtaatcctagcactttgggaggctgatgtggatggattacctgaggtcaagagttcaagaccagcctggccaacatggtgaaacccatcactactaaaaatacaaaaagaattagccaggtgctgtggtgcgcatctgtaatcccagctactctggaggctgaggcaggagaattgcttgaacccagagggcggaggttctggtgagccgagatcatgccactgcactcgagtgTGGGCAActgagtaagacttcatctcaaaaaaaaaaaaaaaaaaaagaatattagtcTCTTTCTTGTGtgccccctcccctgccttccctgggcatatatgtatctatatatatatatatatacacacatatatatacacacacaccctacttATCCTTATTGTGGTGAGGACAGCTGTGGGAAGATGTCTTCATTCAACATTATGTTAAAACTGAGTAGTGAATATACTTCCATGTCAGGATTTGTAGCGTGCATTGGGTTATAAAGATAAATTACTCTTTCTCCCATTTTGGCTGTTTAGCCCCTTGTTCTTTAAGCTTTTGTTCACTTATCACTTGTAGGAAGCCTTCTCTGGTTGGCCCCAGGCTGAGTGaactgctctttctctctcttcctacgTCGCAGTGTGTGTAACATCGTCACTCAAATATTTGAGAGCCTGGTATATGCCAGACATGTGTAATAAGGACTGATTTAGTCTAGGGGTTCCGAAAAGGCCTTCCTGAGGAAATAGCATTTAAACTGAGACTTGAAGATGTGTGGGAGGCAGCCTGGCAAAGATGGCAGTAAGTGGAAGGATGCTAACGTAGGCAGAGGATTAGCATGTAAGAAGATAAGAGAATGGATTTCTAGGAAACTAAAGTCATTCAGTGGCTAGAGCATAAACAGGGAGAATAGGGTTTCTTAGGGATATTAGATTATATCCAGCAGGCAATGCAAAGCtactgaagctttttttttttttctttttttttttttttgactgagtctcactctttcacccaggctggagtgcagtggtgtgatcttggcttactgcaacctccacctcctgggttcaaagggattctcctgcctccacctcctgagtagctgggactgcaggtgtgcgccaccacacctggctaatttttgcgttttcagtcgagatagggtttcaccatcttggccaggtggttggtcttgaactcctgacctcagatgatccccccacctgggcctcccagagtgctagattacagacatgagccatcatgcctggcctactgAAGCATTTTAATTAAGCAAATTATataatctgatttttctttttagaaatggaCTTGGCTGCTGTGTGTGGAGAGAAGGGAGATCAGGGATCACACACAGAGATAGGGAGGCTGGTTGGGAAGCCGTTTGGTTAAGAGATGGAATGGTGGCAGGGGAGAAAGAAAACGAGAGATTAGATGTTTTGTGGGTAGAATTGATAGGACTTCATGACTGCATGTAGGAGCCCTAGGAATTCGTAGGAGTCAAGGATGATAACAAGTTTTTAGCATTCCATTACATTGTAATTATGAATTTAAATACCTTCCCTTCTTAGACTGGGCATTTGTGGATAATGTCAGCTACAGAGTAGGGACCCCATAACCACTTGTAGACTACTGATAGTTCAAGGAACAAATAACGTTTAGAAGAGAAAGGTGTACTACGGTTTACTGAGAAATGAAATGTAAAGCATAGGATAATAaagacaagtttttttttctgcagtcCAAAGAATTAgcatattatataaatgtattaatcaAACTTTTTATATGCCTTCATACTAATACTTTATACATTTGTTTGCAGTTTTTCACACCtgtttttttcactctgttgcccaggtggagtgcagtgacatgatctcagctcactgcatcctccgcctcctgagttcaaatgattctcctgcctcagcctcctgagtacaaactgttttttcttttgttttctggcttGGAGTTTCTAGTTTTGTTTAGTATTGACTTTATTTGATTTATTGCTTTTAAGGGAAATTCCATTTACTTCACTAAAAATTAATCTAATGGCCTAAAAAGATAGAATTTATGTTAATTGCATCGTATTTACAGAGTGATGAAAGAGAAGACCAAACCTCAGGGTGGAGAGGGAAAAGGCACTCAGTCAACTCCGATTCAGCACTCCTTCCTCACAGATGTCTCAGATGTTCAGGAGATGGAGAGAGGCCTGCTAAGTCTTTTGAATGATTTCCACTCTGGAAAACTTCAAGCATTTGGTAAGCAATAGATGTCTCTCTACTGTATTTTTCTCTACAATGTTTGCAGCCTATTTTCTGGGTGTATTTTACTCTCCTTTTCAAAGTGTCAGtttctttcttaagaaaaaaatagcccaCAGGTATACAAGGCGATCATCCTAGATTTTGTCTGAGAATACAGTTTGCCTTCTAAAACTTCTgggaaaaagtgatttttaagagGAAGGGTTAGCTGAAAGTCAAAGCAGGATTGCTGTTATGAAATAAGTGTCTTGCAGCTTTAAGCAGTAAGAGGGACAGTCTTGGTCAGTTAAAATATTGTAGACTGAGTATCTTCATTTTGAAAGTATCAAGATTATTTTCCCTTACCCTCTTATGTTTAAACTTATTTCTTGCCCAGGATTCCTGATTGAAAGTTAGAAATTAAAAGAAtccagttttcttgttttttttcatgAAGACGTAAGAATAGTTAACTGATTGTCCCATTAAAAATTCTGAACAGGTATTTTTTGATAAACACAGAGTTCACAAAAGATATAGTCAGATTTTTCATGTGCAGTTTGAAACttatttgtaagctttttctaatgataaaattatttcccagtattttaaaaagcaatttcaatATTGTCGAATATGTATaatcttttaaacaaatgtttaaacTTCTCCAATTTTTAGAAGATGCATAATCTTATACATATGCATAAATGTCCACATACATActgaattcttaaaatatttttcccttccCCATGTTTTTTTTACTTGACTTCCCTATTCCCTCCCTTATCCTTTCTGCTACTTCCACTTCCCTTCATCCCAACCATTTGTTAACAATCCAGGGTatatatcttttcatatttttattttcattatttaatacAAGTGGTATCTTATATAAGATATTCTGTATCTTGCTTTCCTGCATAAAGAGTATCTGATGGAACTCTCTCTAATGCACCTCAGATGGCTCTAGTTCTTAATGGCAATGTAATATTCCAAATTATGGATATACTCTAGTTTATTCAACCATGTCTGTATTGAAAGGCAttactttgtttctcattttgagCCACCTAACACAATGGTGTAGTGAACATCCTTTTACATATATCTTTAGGCCGGTGCTTTTATTCTTTTGGGATTGAGTCTCAtgagtgagattgctgggtcaaagcatatatatacttttaatggAAGTATACAGAttgcttgcaaaaaaaaaatactgcactTCTAGGTTCCATCAACAATTTATGAAAGAACATTTTTCCCTGAATTCCCACCAAGCTGTAggtattatttgtcttttaatttttaccagTCTCTTGGTGTAAAGTGAGATGTCTCTTATCATGAGTTTGAAGATCCATATGTGTTTTCTAGATTGTTTGGTAGGTCCTTTTCAGGACCTTTCCTCAGTTTTCTACTTGGTTATTTATCCTTTTGTTGTCCCTTGTAAAGAGCCCTTTGTGTTTTAGATACTAGCCCTCTGACctctattatgtatttatttttgttcactgAATTTATTCTCTCTGTGCACTTTTTTATGGTGTATTTAACCTTgtaaaagtttttactttttgcaTTCTCAAACACGtctgtatcttttcttcataGTTTCTGGGTTTCCAGCTTTGGTTATGTTAATATTTGAAAGGATGACATTAAAAGTACATTATTTATCTCACAAAAATACTTTATTCTACCCCTACCTCCTTGCTTTAGCCCATCCCAGAAAGGTGGTATCTTCAGAATACTTTCActtcccctctcttcccttcttccctcctacCCTTGAGATGTAATCTTGGGACCACTTCCATGCCTTTGCTTTTTCCCAGCACCTTTCCTCCTCTACTCTATGTTGCCTTTGTGTTTTTGGATTGAAGTCCTTTCTTGTCTTTGTCTGTTATCCTACTGATTACTCTTTATAATAAAAGTATTGCAGATGAGAATTCCATTGCCAGTGAGATTCTTTCTTACcaggtaatttatatttttctgtctcaatgattaaaagatgtttttcttttatctttaaaggTTAGGCATTTTCCAGGATATGCTTAGGACTGTCTTTTCTCATCAATCTGCCTGGGAATCAGTGAGCCCTTCATATCTGCTGACTCATCTTTCATCTCACGTAAcatattttctattgtttattatttctcttccatCTCTTCTGTTTTCGCCTCTGAAGCTTCTGTTGTTCTCATGGTAGGTCACCTAGATCCGTCCTCTGATTCCCATTTTTTCCCCTATGATTTctacctctttttatttttactgtacatttgcatacatacacacaaacacatatctGGAGCTATTTCTGGTTTTTCCACTTGACCTTCCAAGTTACTAATGTTGAAAAACATTACTAAAATAGAGGAAATATGACATTTTACTGTAAAGAAAGGATGATTTTGAGAGAGCTATAACTAGCTTCAACATTAGTAGTCCTTAACATAATGtactatatttcattttatgaagaTGTTATAAAGCTGGCTAGTGGAAACtagtataatttatattaattcatATTCAGGATATGTACCTCAACTTTAGCTGAGATATATTTTACCTTTGTAGTACCTTTaggaaaaagcaaaagttttgtttttttttttttttttggaaaaaaatatactatCAAGGGATTGCAGAGTCTGTACTTAAAACTAAGGAAAAGATCATACATTTTGTGTATAAATTAGTTGCTCTGGGCAGATAATGTCATTTCAGAGGACTCTTGGTCAATACATAATGTAAGACCTATCCATTAGCAGTTAAGTCTTGACAACTGTGTAACAGTAAAAAATACTGCATTGTATTTTTCATAACATTTTGCATGCTTCATAAATCTTTTCATTTAGATTTCTTAAAGGAAGAATACGCAGTTGGTTGGCAAAATGATTCACATTTGAAGTCattattgaactttttttttttttgagacagggtctctttctgtcacccaagctggagtgcagtggtatgatcacagctcactgcagtctcggcCTCCTtgggatcaagccatcctcctacctcagacttccaagtatctggggctacaggcacatgccaccacactggctaatttttgtattttttttgtagagatgaggtttcaccatattgcccaggctgatcttgacctcctggacttgAGCAGTTCTtacaccttggcctctcaaagtgttatgattagaggcatgagccactgtgcccagccagaactcttttctttttttgtttgagacagagtttcactctcttactcaagctggagtgcagtggtatgatcatggttcacggcagcctcaacttccccaagcttatgtgatcctcccacctcaccctcccgagtggctgggattacaggcatgtgccactgtgcctggctagttggctaattttttgtatttttgtagagatgaggttttaccatgttgcccaggctggtgtcgaactcatGAGTacatcagccttggcctcccatcatgctaggattataggcatgagccacctcactgggcctaaaactcttcctttttttttttttttttttttttgtgagacagagtctcactctgtcaccaggctagagtacaatggcatgatcttggctcactgcaacctccaccttctgggttcaagcgattctcctgcctcagcctcccaagcgctgggattacaggcacccgccaccatgcctggctgattttttgtatttttagtagagatggggtttcactatgttggccaggctggtggtttccagctcctgagctcaagtgatccacccacctcagcctctcaaagtgctgggatttacaggtgtgagccactgtgcccagccgggcCTAGAACTCTTAATTTCactcaaataattataaaatgttgggTCACTCAGTTCAAACAGCAGTTGTCAAACTGGACATGATTAAATGGTGCTGTTTTGCTTTTACATATTACtgttgaagaaaatatattttctctacttAAGGgatgattttgatttttcttttccttttttctattttttttgagacaggatctcgttttatcacccaggctggagtacagtggcttgaacacagctcactgccaccttcacgtgctgcctgggctcaagcaatcctcctgcctcagtcttccaagtagctgtgaccagaggcatgtgccaccatgcctagctaatgagtttctttttaaattttttttagaggtagggtcttgccatgttgcccaggctggtcttgaactcctgggctcaagcagtcctactgcctcaacctcccaagtgagGGGATTttaggtacaagccaccatgcacagcctgattttgctttttaaaaagaaatatttcctatCTGATTTGCTTCAGTACCCAGAGTCATTTCTTAGGTTGGTCATTGTTTTCCTGGTCAGCAATTTGATTTGTTattaaacacagaaaatatttatgattagctaatttacagaagaaagaaaacttgtttCTTTTAGAGGGCCTAGAGTTTAAGTGTTTTGACTCAAGGCTGTTATTTTGAACTGTCCTAATGATTATTAATGTTCTGGAACGTTCCCAAGGAAATGAATGTTCCATTGAACAGATGGAACATGTTCGGGGAATGCAGGAGAAATTAGCTCGCTTGAATCTGGAGCTCTATGGCGAGTTAGAGGAGCTTCCTGAGGATAAGAGAAAAACAGCCAGTGACTCCAATCTGGATAGGCTGCTGTCAGATGTAAGTATCAttcttttgctttgttcttttaaaaaatatgttttattgcaAAAAATTTAGCTTTTGAACTATTTTAATTTATACAATTacgtggtttttagtatattcacaatgttgtgcagaTTGCTGTTGAACTGCCGAACATGTTCACCACCCCAAAGAGAAACCCTGTACCTCTccattctctcctctccccatcccctAGCAACTcctaatctactttctgccttTATGGATTTGCTTACTGTGGACATTTCATATCAATGGAATTATACACTATGTGGCCTaagtggataatttttttttttttgagacagagtctcgctctgtcaccaggtgccaggctggagtgcagtggcgcaatctcggctcactgcatcctctgcctcccgggttcaatcaattgtcctgcatcagcttcccgagtagctgggactacaggcacatgccaccacacccagctaatttttgtatttttagtagagacgggatttcaccatgttggccaggatggtctcaatctcttgacctcgtgatctgcccacctcagcctcccaaagtgctgggattgcaggcatgaactaccacgcccggcctaagtggataattttatttaatgatcAAGTTTCATACATGTTGTAAaaactttcctcttttttgaaagaaacatAGTCCAAGGAAGTTATCATGTTTACATCTAAGCATGTATTCTCACAGTACAGATACTGGCAAATCTGAAAGCAAAACTTTTGCTTCTGTACAGATATAATAAAATCTTAAGATATAGAGGATAGTAGTCAAAAAGACCTTTTCTGACGTGACAATACATTTTGTGTTATCTACTCAGGTGGTGGttacttgtttttaaatagagaactACATTTGGTGTTTCTGCTAATTTAGTTCACTGCCATATGTATAACTTTGCTAGGGCTGCcaaaacaaagtaccacagactgggtggctttaacaacagaaattaatttttttacaattctggaggctaaaagttGGAGCTCAAGTTGGCAgatttgttttttcctgagaCCTCTCAGTTTGTAGGTAGTCGTCAGGTTCACATGGCTTCTTCCTCTATGCCAAGTGTCCCACTTCGCTTTTCCTGCCAGTCACATTGGatgagggcccaccctaatgacctcattgtgacttaattacctttttaaaacctGTGTCTTCAAATCTACTCACATTCAAGCTGGGTtcggtggcctcccaaagtgctgggattacaggtgtgagccaccatgcccagtatgATTGTTACACTGAGAAATGTTAATTGAATTTGCgtctaaattttttttggaactaaaataaataaaaattgaattcaaTACACTTTAGTTTTAGATTCCCTATTAACAAAAAGGGTGAATTTctactgtttttctctcttccaaatAAGTAAATGTGAGGGAACTTGTATGCCAACATTTTCACTATTTCCAGTCTATAATCTTTGTATTTCAAGTCTGTCATATTCAGTCTTGCAAGTATTTCCATTTACagttcattgtttgttttttttgagacagggtctcacgttgtcacccagactggagtgcagtggtgccatctcagctcactgcagcctcagcttcctgaactcaaagcaatcctcctgcctcagcacccctaagtggctgggactataggcacgagccaccatacctggcaaatttttgtatttttagtagagatggggtttcaccatgttgtacaggctggtctcgaactcctgaactcaagtgatccacccatcttggcctccccaagtgctgggattacaagtgtgaaccacagtgcccagccttaccagttcatgttttatatttttttcctcttaacagATAGAAATATAATTTGCTATACATTTAGGAGAATAACAGTGGTATAGTGGAAAGAACACTACATTTGAAACCAGAAAGCCTTTGTTGAGTTCAGGGTCTGCATTTGGGTTATAACTGAGCAACACTGAGCCATTTAGTTAACCTTTTTTTGTAATTCAGATTTTTCCTTCTGTAAGATAAAAACGCTGTGGTCTAAATGTTTATGTCCTCCCAGAAAGCATATGTTAAAATCTTAACTTAGAAAGTAATGGTAggaggagatggggcctttgggaggtgattcgGGCAAGAATGTgattaatgtccttataaaaaaggCCTGAGAGAAACCCCTtatcccttctaccatgtgaggacatgggGAGAAAATCTTCCTGTTCCATGAACCAGGAAGAGGTTCATGCCCTCCCCAGACGCCAGATCTGCTAGCTCCTTAATTTTGGACTTTCCACCCTGTAGAActatgagaagtaaatttctattgtttataagccaccagTTTATGGTGTTTGTTATAGTGGCCCAAACAGCCTAAGACAACGCAAGATAAATTC contains:
- the CCDC28A gene encoding coiled-coil domain-containing protein 28A isoform X2, which encodes MEERKVKRRSPKSFSAHCTQVVNAKKNAIPVSKSTGFSNPASQAASQRPKLKRVMKEKTKPQGGEGKGTQSTPIQHSFLTDVSDVQEMERGLLSLLNDFHSGKLQAFGNECSIEQMEHVRGMQEKLARLNLELYGELEELPEDKRKTASDSNLDRLLSDLEELNSSMYPLPTLNSEKFTTYNF
- the CCDC28A gene encoding coiled-coil domain-containing protein 28A isoform X1, with product MEERKVKRRSPKSFSAHCTQVVNAKKNAIPVSKSTGFSNPASQAASQRPKLKRVMKEKTKPQGGEGKGTQSTPIQHSFLTDVSDVQEMERGLLSLLNDFHSGKLQAFGNECSIEQMEHVRGMQEKLARLNLELYGELEELPEDKRKTASDSNLDRLLSDLEELNSSIQKLHLADAQDVPNTSTS